From a single Capsicum annuum cultivar UCD-10X-F1 chromosome 12, UCD10Xv1.1, whole genome shotgun sequence genomic region:
- the LOC107848967 gene encoding uncharacterized protein LOC107848967, whose protein sequence is MGLDEEEKRRFWEVLDEVIRGVASPEKILIGEDFNGHIGSLPMGYDDVHGGFGFGDRNNEGAVLLDFARAFGLVVVNSSFPKKEEYLITSCSRVAKTQIDFLLLRKGDRVLCKDCKVIPNENLMTQHRILVMDLVFKMGKKMRGEEGRPRVRWGDLITARALEIGAKLVEIRAWKARAMWIVYGRGPLGVPRKL, encoded by the coding sequence ATGGGCCTAGATGAGGAGGAGAAGAGgagattttgggaggttttggatgaaGTGATTCGGGGCGTGGCTAGTCCAGAGAAGATTCTCATAGGAGAGGACTTCAACGGGCACATTGGTTCGTTGCCAATGGGGTACGATGATGTACATGGAGGCTTTGGTTTTGGGGATAGGAATAACGAGGGAGCTGTCcttttggattttgcgagggcctttggatTGGTGGTAGTTAATTCcagctttccgaagaaggaggaATATCTGATTACTTCCTGTAGTAGGGTAGCcaagacccaaattgactttttgctgcttaggaagggcGATAGAGTTTTGTGCAAGGATTGTAAGGTCATTCCGAATGAGAATCTTATGACCCAACATAGAATCCTGGTGATGGATTTGGTTTTCAAGATGGGCAAGAAGATGAGGGGTGAGGAGGGTCGTCCTAGAGTTAGGTGGGGTGACCTGATTACAGCAAGGGCTTTAGAGATAGGGGCGAAGTTGGTAGAGATAAGGGCTTGGAAGGCCCGGGCGATGTGGATAGTATATGGGAGAGGGCCACTGGGTGTACCAAGGAAACTGTGA
- the LOC107848968 gene encoding ruBisCO large subunit-binding protein subunit beta, chloroplastic-like: MHSGTVIREEVGLYLEKAGSEVLGNAAKVVLAKESTTIVGGGSTQDAVSKRIAQIKRLLECVEQNYEKEKLSEKIVKLSGGVAVIQVRAQTETELKEKKLRVEDALNATKAAVDEGIVVGGGCTLLRLAAKVEDIKGALDNNEQTIGANIVKRSLRYPMKLIAKNAGVNGSVVNYN, encoded by the exons ATGCACTCAGGTACCGTCATTCGAGAGGAAGTTGGTTTATACCTAGAGAAGGCTGGAAGCGAGGTCTTAGGGAATGCTGCTAAAGTGGTTTTAGCAAAGGAGTCAACAACaattgttggtggtggtagtacACAGGATGCAGTAAGCAAAAGAATTGCCCAAATTAAAAGACTTCTGGAG TGCGTTGAACAAAACTATGAGAAGGAAAAACTTAGTGAGAAAATTGTAAAACTCTCTGGGGGTGTTGCCGTAATTCAG GTTCGTGCACAAACAGAAACAGaactcaaagaaaagaaactgagaGTAGAGGATGCACTCAATGCAACAAAG GCAGCTGTTGATGAAGGCATTGTAGTTGGTGGTGGATGCACCTTATTGCGGCTTGCTGCCAAAGTTGAAGACATTAAAGGAGCTCTTGATAATAATGAACAAACG ATAGGAGCCAATATTGTCAAGAGGTCTTTGCGCTATCCTATGAAGTTAATAGCCAAGAATGCTGGTGTTAATGGAAGTGTTGTAAATTATAATTGA